One stretch of Arthrobacter polaris DNA includes these proteins:
- a CDS encoding Fic family protein, with translation MQEIDFPEFSFGSPLAGTIIDLERLRGDLGSGSTHPTVFLQLKSLFQLMTSIMSARIEGNRTSIVDAVXGAAASSSGDKSAPAEGVQEILNLQEATAFIDQEVEPGSPITHSLVRELHKIAVQGLVREGDRTPGSYRTTEVTIGGSAHTPPSPLQXQGDMSELLDFANRPVKQSFDLLKVAIAHHRFVWIHPFGNGNGRVCRLFTHAIMVSQGFSDSGMYRAINPTSVFGADRLRYYRMLEEADSLLPEAILGWCQYLLDGILDDMQKFNRLSDKSFVLDRLLRPAIKRGVDAGAFSAHEAAVLDVVANLTEVKAADLASSLPGSIPARSQRIRKLVEKKLIQPIAEGKRTYRLVMAPGPLTPFIIRQLDELGFLPSILKDDFA, from the coding sequence ATGCAAGAAATTGATTTCCCAGAGTTCTCGTTCGGCTCTCCGCTGGCTGGAACCATCATCGATCTGGAACGGTTGCGCGGGGATCTAGGCTCCGGGAGCACGCATCCAACGGTGTTCCTCCAATTGAAGTCGTTGTTTCAGTTGATGACCAGCATTATGAGTGCGCGTATCGAGGGAAATAGGACTTCTATTGTTGATGCGGTGNGAGGAGCAGCCGCATCATCGAGTGGAGATAAGTCAGCTCCTGCTGAAGGTGTCCAAGAGATCCTCAACCTGCAGGAAGCAACTGCGTTCATCGACCAGGAAGTGGAACCGGGCAGCCCGATCACACACAGCCTTGTCAGGGAACTGCACAAAATTGCAGTCCAAGGTCTGGTGCGGGAGGGCGATAGGACTCCAGGCTCATACCGGACAACCGAAGTTACTATCGGCGGCTCGGCGCACACTCCGCCGTCCCCGTTGCAGNTTCAGGGTGACATGAGTGAGCTGTTGGACTTCGCGAACCGACCGGTCAAACAGAGCTTCGACCTACTCAAGGTTGCTATTGCACATCACCGGTTCGTCTGGATACATCCATTCGGCAATGGCAACGGGCGTGTGTGTAGACTTTTCACCCACGCGATTATGGTTTCCCAGGGATTCAGCGATTCGGGTATGTACCGAGCTATCAATCCGACGTCGGTGTTTGGGGCGGATAGGTTACGGTACTACCGCATGTTGGAAGAGGCTGATTCACTCCTGCCGGAGGCCATCCTCGGATGGTGTCAATATCTGTTGGACGGCATTCTCGATGATATGCAGAAATTCAATAGACTCAGCGACAAGTCATTTGTCCTCGACAGGTTGCTAAGACCCGCCATCAAGCGTGGTGTGGATGCGGGCGCTTTCTCAGCTCATGAAGCTGCTGTGCTCGACGTTGTGGCCAATCTGACCGAAGTGAAAGCTGCCGACTTGGCATCCTCGCTCCCTGGCTCGATTCCCGCACGGAGCCAGCGGATCCGCAAGCTCGTCGAGAAGAAGCTGATTCAACCCATTGCCGAAGGCAAGAGAACATACCGGCTGGTCATGGCGCCCGGGCCTCTCACTCCGTTCATCATCAGGCAGTTGGATGAGCTCGGATTCCTGCCAAGCATTCTGAAGGATGACTTCGCCTGA
- a CDS encoding type I restriction endonuclease subunit R, protein MVGTGFSEADWEGLALERLAEPLGWRPTQGDTIAPGRGERESWSELLIRPRMLAALXKLNPTVPLQYVKQALAEITAPXSNDAITENQRIHAYMVNGYKLSYIDTDGTDVNATIHLLSADPDQNDWLAVNQVTLVAGDYKRRFDLVLYCNGMPLSIIELKKAGSAQANLTGAHAQLQTYLREFPMAFRFCVFTLASDGIGAKYGTPFTPFNHFSPWNVDDDGVPVPPGFTLDGEAVTEMETALMGLYNQERFLQLLTDFTAFDENADGLSKRIAKPHQYFAVTKAVGSTVQAVESNGKAGVVWHTQGSGKSMEMELYTNRVIRXPRLXNPTVVVITDRNELDGQLFETFLQSQLLPETPKQIRRRAELRDELGSRTTGGIYFTTLQKFGRSQAEKEAGTDHPLLSDRRNIIVVVDEAHRSHYDDLDGYARHLRDALPHATLIAFTGTPISFADRNTRDVFGDYIDIYDLTRAVEDGATVPVYFEPRLIKVALAGSVTEEQLDTAADGATVGLDVTERARIEASVAVVNAVYGAPERIAALAADLVEHWEGRRAAMHKFIEGPGKAMIVGGTREICAKLYTAIVELRPDWHSEDLDKGRIKVVYSGDATDAPPVSDHVRRDSLNAVVKARLKDAEDELELVIVKDMMLTGFDAPPLHTLYLDRPLKGALLMQTLARVNRTFKGKEDGLLVAYAPLAENLAKALGEYTKSDQANKPVGKDVDEAVAMTVSVLGTLRQLLAGFDWKSVLNKGGPKAWINAATGATSYLRDPATPGNAPSEAETLASKYRRYSGQLSRAWALCSGAVTLAELRPEVQMYEEIRVWMAKFDAAERQASGEPIPEEIQRLLGELIAGATASGEVLDIYAAAGMPKPSLDDLTPEFIAKTKTAKNPQLAIEALRKLVAEESVVTTRNNIVRQRAFSERITELMKKYTNQQLTSAEVIAELVEMAKEIAAEANRGLHFTPPLNSDELAYYDAVSENESAVDVLGEGKLAEIARQLVGVMRRDIRTDWTVRDDVRAKLRSSIKRLLVLNGYPPDKQPEAIKLVMEQMESMAPRFAEARG, encoded by the coding sequence ATGGTAGGAACAGGCTTTTCCGAGGCCGACTGGGAGGGCCTTGCCCTTGAGCGGCTTGCCGAGCCGCTGGGATGGCGCCCCACCCAGGGAGACACCATTGCNCCCGGCCGNGGTGAGCGCGAATCCTGGTCAGAGCTGCTGATCCGCCCGCGCATGCTCGCCGCCCTGCANAAGCTCAATCCAACGGTTCCGCTGCAGTACGTGAAGCAGGCGTTGGCGGAAATCACCGCCCCAAANTCCAACGACGCCATCACCGAAAACCAGCGCATCCACGCCTACATGGTCAACGGCTACAAGCTCAGCTACATCGACACCGACGGCACGGACGTCAACGCCACCATCCACCTACTCAGCGCCGACCCCGACCAAAACGACTGGCTCGCCGTCAACCAAGTCACCCTGGTGGCTGGCGATTACAAACGCCGCTTCGACCTCGTGCTTTACTGCAACGGCATGCCCCTGAGCATCATCGAACTGAAGAAGGCCGGCAGCGCACAGGCCAACCTCACCGGCGCCCACGCCCAGCTCCAAACGTACCTGCGCGAATTCCCCATGGCCTTCCGCTTCTGCGTCTTCACCCTGGCCAGCGACGGCATCGGCGCCAAATACGGCACACCCTTCACCCCGTTCAACCACTTCTCNCCCTGGAACGTGGACGACGACGGCGTGCCCGTACCGCCGGGATTCACCCTGGACGGGGAGGCCGTCACCGAAATGGAAACGGCCCTGATGGGCTTGTACAACCAGGAGCGGTTCCTGCAACTCCTCACCGATTTCACGGCGTTCGACGAAAACGCTGACGGGCTGAGCAAGCGCATCGCCAAGCCCCACCAGTACTTCGCCGTCACCAAGGCCGTGGGCAGCACCGTCCAGGCGGTGGAATCCAACGGCAAGGCCGGCGTCGTCTGGCACACGCAGGGCTCGGGCAAGTCCATGGAAATGGAGCTCTACACCAACCGCGTGATCCGCCANCCCCGACTGAANAACCCCACCGTGGTGGTCATCACCGACCGCAACGAACTCGACGGCCAGCTGTTCGAGACGTTCCTGCAAAGCCAGCTGCTCCCGGAGACGCCCAAGCAGATCCGGCGTCGGGCAGAGCTCCGGGACGAGCTGGGCAGCCGCACCACTGGCGGCATCTACTTCACCACTTTGCAGAAGTTTGGCCGCAGCCAGGCCGAGAAGGAAGCTGGCACCGACCACCCGCTGCTTTCCGACCGCCGCAACATCATCGTGGTGGTGGATGAGGCGCACCGCAGCCACTACGACGACTTGGACGGATACGCCCGTCACCTTCGCGACGCCCTNCCCCACGCAACCTTGATCGCGTTCACTGGAACACCTATTTCCTTCGCGGACCGCAACACCCGGGACGTCTTTGGCGACTACATCGATATTTACGACCTCACCCGCGCAGTGGAAGACGGCGCCACGGTGCCCGTCTACTTCGAGCCGCGGCTGATCAAGGTGGCACTGGCCGGCTCCGTGACCGAAGAACAGCTGGACACCGCAGCAGATGGCGCCACCGTGGGCTTGGATGTGACGGAGCGGGCACGCATCGAGGCGAGTGTCGCCGTCGTCAATGCGGTCTACGGGGCTCCGGAACGCATTGCCGCACTGGCCGCGGATCTGGTGGAGCATTGGGAGGGCCGCCGGGCCGCCATGCACAAGTTCATCGAGGGTCCGGGCAAGGCCATGATCGTGGGCGGCACGCGGGAAATCTGCGCCAAGCTGTACACGGCCATCGTGGAACTGCGCCCGGACTGGCACTCCGAAGACCTGGACAAGGGCCGCATCAAGGTGGTCTATTCAGGNGATGCCACCGATGCTCCGCCGGTGTCCGATCACGTGCGCCGCGACTCCCTGAACGCCGTGGTCAAGGCCCGCCTCAAGGATGCCGAGGACGAGCTGGAACTGGTGATCGTCAAGGACATGATGCTCACCGGCTTCGATGCCCCGCCGCTGCACACCCTGTACTTGGACCGGCCGCTGAAAGGCGCCCTGCTCATGCAGACCCTGGCCCGGGTGAACCGCACGTTCAAGGGCAAAGAGGATGGTCTCCTTGTCGCTTATGCGCCGCTGGCCGAGAACTTGGCCAAGGCACTGGGTGAGTACACGAAGTCCGACCAGGCCAACAAGCCCGTGGGCAAGGACGTGGACGAGGCCGTCGCCATGACGGTGTCGGTGCTGGGGACCCTGCGCCAGCTGCTGGCCGGTTTCGATTGGAAGTCCGTGCTGAACAAGGGCGGCCCCAAGGCGTGGATCAATGCCGCCACCGGGGCCACCTCCTACCTGCGCGATCCAGCTACACCGGGGAACGCGCCGTCGGAGGCTGAAACGCTGGCCTCGAAGTACCGGCGCTACAGCGGGCAACTGTCCCGGGCATGGGCGCTGTGTTCTGGTGCCGTGACGCTGGCTGAGCTGCGGCCCGAAGTGCAGATGTACGAAGAAATCCGTGTCTGGATGGCCAAGTTCGACGCCGCCGAGCGGCAGGCGTCCGGGGAGCCCATCCCGGAGGAGATCCAGCGTCTGCTGGGCGAACTCATCGCCGGAGCCACGGCGTCCGGGGAGGTGCTGGACATCTATGCGGCCGCCGGCATGCCCAAGCCGTCCCTGGATGACCTCACNCCCGAGTTCATCGCCAAGACCAAGACGGCCAAGAACCCGCAGCTGGCTATCGAGGCGCTGCGCAAGCTGGTGGCCGAGGAGTCCGTGGTGACCACGCGGAACAACATTGTGCGCCAGCGCGCCTTCTCCGAGCGGATCACGGAGCTGATGAAGAAGTACACCAACCAGCAGCTCACCTCCGCCGAAGTCATTGCCGAACTGGTGGAGATGGCCAAGGAGATTGCCGCCGAGGCCAACCGCGGGCTGCACTTCACCCCGCCGTTGAACTCGGATGAGCTGGCATACTACGACGCTGTGTCGGAAAACGAATCAGCCGTCGATGTCCTGGGCGAGGGGAAGCTGGCGGAGATCGCACGCCAGCTGGTGGGTGTTATGCGCCGCGACATCCGCACCGACTGGACCGTGCGCGACGACGTCCGGGCCAAGCTGCGCTCCTCGATCAAACGTCTCCTGGTGCTCAACGGCTACCCACCCGACAAGCAGCCCGAGGCCATCAAGTTGGTCATGGAGCAGATGGAATCGATGGCACCAAGGTTTGCGGAGGCGCGCGGATGA
- a CDS encoding extracellular solute-binding protein → MGTILLPGCAASDGAPTLTWYINPDDGGQADLAAVCTTAAKGAYRIQTSLLPKDAAAQREQLARRLAAGDSSLDIMSIDPPFIPELAEPGFLAPVPADVAQRTSENVLXGALAGATWNKKLVTVPFWANTQILWYRKSVAKAAGLDMSKPVTWDQLMKAAEDXEKFLGVQGAQAESMTVWINALIESAGGHILLNSGAKADEIKLGLTSPAGEEAATIIGTIGXKNLGGPGLPTSTENDSMTLFQGDKGSFMVNXPFVWPATNAAVKTGSVKQEVLDDIGWALYPRVDADKDTAPPLGGINLGVGSHSQNKELAYKAIECITTPKNQETYFVTNGNPPSNSTAYDDPRVAKQFPMAPTIRESLKLAAPRPQTPFYNEISTGLQQQWTPPASVDPKTTPQQSQDFILAVLRGXRLL, encoded by the coding sequence ATGGGCACCATACTTCTGCCCGGATGCGCCGCTTCCGACGGCGCACCCACCTTGACGTGGTACATCAACCCGGACGACGGCGGTCAGGCGGACCTTGCTGCAGTGTGCACCACGGCTGCCAAAGGCGCCTATCGGATCCAAACTTCGCTTCTTCCCAAGGATGCGGCCGCCCAGCGGGAACAGTTGGCCCGTCGCTTGGCGGCAGGCGATTCATCCCTAGACATCATGAGCATCGACCCGCCGTTCATTCCAGAACTTGCCGAGCCAGGATTCCTGGCTCCCGTCCCCGCCGACGTCGCTCAGCGGACGTCGGAGAATGTGCTGGANGGGGCATTAGCCGGGGCCACGTGGAACAAGAAGCTGGTGACTGTTCCGTTCTGGGCCAACACGCAAATCCTCTGGTACCGCAAGTCCGTTGCCAAGGCCGCCGGGTTGGACATGAGCAAGCCGGTCACCTGGGATCAGCTCATGAAGGCGGCAGAAGATCANGAAAAGTTCCTCGGAGTCCAAGGCGCCCAAGCTGAGTCCATGACCGTATGGATCAACGCGTTGATCGAATCCGCGGGCGGGCACATACTCCTAAATTCAGGAGCCAAGGCGGATGAGATCAAGCTGGGTCTGACCAGCCCGGCAGGTGAGGAGGCGGCAACCATCATCGGCACCATAGGTAANAAGAACCTCGGCGGTCCGGGCCTTCCCACCTCCACAGAGAATGACTCCATGACCCTCTTCCAAGGAGACAAGGGATCATTTATGGTCAACTANCCCTTCGTCTGGCCTGCCACCAATGCGGCGGTGAAGACAGGCAGCGTCAAACAAGAAGTCCTTGACGACATCGGCTGGGCACTCTACCCACGCGTGGATGCAGATAAGGACACCGCACCACCGCTGGGCGGCATCAACTTAGGTGTCGGTTCCCACAGCCAAAACAAGGAACTCGCCTACAAAGCAATCGAATGCATCACCACACCCAAGAACCAAGAAACCTACTTTGTGACCAACGGAAACCCTCCCTCAAACTCCACCGCATACGACGATCCCCGGGTGGCCAAGCAGTTCCCTATGGCNCCCACCATCCGCGAATCCCTCAAGCTTGCCGCACCCCGGCCGCAGACCCCGTTCTACAACGAGATCTCCACCGGCCTGCAGCAGCAATGGACACCACCGGCATCGGTGGATCCCAAAACCACTCCACAGCAATCACAAGATTTCATCCTTGCCGTACTTAGGGGNNACAGGCTGCTATGA
- a CDS encoding carbohydrate ABC transporter permease, translated as MAGTQGASHDERETKITWAVIGVLVLIYALFPVASILSTSFKAPSDLTSGKFLPSSGTSTLENYKQILVGDAQGLFLSALRNSIGIALIATFIAVVLATLCAYAIARLDFPGKKVILTTALAVSIFPVISIVTPLFNLWRNIGLYDTWLGLIIPYLSLTLPISIWTLAAFFRQIPXELEQAAQVDGATTWQAFRKAIIPLAAPGVFTTAIIAXFIAWNDFVYGISLTSTETARTVPAALAFFTGASQFEAPTGAISAAAIIVTIPVVLLVLLFQRQIVSGLTQGAVKG; from the coding sequence CTGGCCGGGACCCAAGGGGCAAGTCATGACGAGCGGGAAACAAAAATCACGTGGGCAGTCATTGGGGTACTGGTGCTGATCTATGCACTGTTCCCTGTGGCGTCCATCCTCTCAACATCCTTCAAGGCACCCAGCGACCTCACTTCAGGGAAATTTCTTCCTTCCTCAGGCACCAGCACCTTGGAGAACTACAAACAGATCCTTGTGGGCGACGCGCAAGGGCTGTTTCTCTCAGCGTTGCGCAATTCCATTGGGATCGCACTGATCGCCACCTTCATCGCCGTCGTACTGGCCACACTCTGCGCATATGCCATTGCCCGGCTGGATTTCCCCGGNAAAAAGGTGATCCTGACCACGGCGCTGGCTGTCTCTATTTTCCCAGTCATCTCCATCGTCACTCCNCTCTTCAACCTCTGGCGCAACATCGGCTTGTATGACACCTGGCTGGGGCTGATCATCCCGTATCTATCCCTCACACTTCCCATTTCCATCTGGACCCTGGCTGCATTCTTTCGCCAGATCCCGTGNGAATTGGAACAGGCGGCCCAAGTGGACGGCGCCACTACCTGGCAGGCCTTCCGCAAGGCAATAATCCCGCTGGCCGCACCCGGAGTCTTCACTACGGCGATCATCGCATTNTTCATTGCCTGGAATGACTTTGTTTACGGCATTTCTCTCACTTCTACCGAAACTGCGCGCACAGTGCCGGCAGCGCTAGCGTTCTTCACCGGTGCGTCCCAATTTGAGGCGCCCACCGGCGCCATCTCGGCCGCAGCAATCATCGTCACCATTCCCGTGGTCCTGCTGGTCCTGCTTTTCCAGCGCCAGATTGTCTCAGGTTTGACCCAGGGCGCCGTCAAGGGCTGA
- a CDS encoding ABC transporter ATP-binding protein, which produces MAAITLNNIVKKYGDGFPAVNDVSIDIADGEFVILVGPSGCGKSTILRMIVGLEDITSGELLIDGKVSNDKAPRDRNLAMVFQNYALYPHLTVFENIAFPLRLAXNKHSEDDVQRLVNDAAKMLELTDHLQRKPANLSGGQRQRVAMGRAIVRQADAFLFDEPLSNLDAKLRGQMRSEISQMQRRLATTSVYVTHDQTEAMTLGDRVAVLKKGELQQIASPRELYEQPVNLFVAGFIGSPSMNFLPASLEGNMLKXCPGEIEISPEKAAQGKDLPVLLVGVRPEXFEDASLVEEHKLHHGSTFTAELTHTEWLGNEQYGYIHFDPAPEVREMLDSLARDMDADELRPQVVVTLDAASKIRGGRPAELWLDTRRLHLFDPKTGENLTRDAEEGARLTEEANAERAEEIDSARQNS; this is translated from the coding sequence ATGGCAGCTATCACCCTCAACAACATCGTAAAGAAGTACGGGGACGGTTTTCCTGCAGTGAACGATGTCAGCATCGACATTGCCGACGGCGAATTTGTCATCTTAGTGGGGCCCTCAGGTTGTGGAAAATCCACCATCTTGCGCATGATCGTGGGGTTGGAAGACATCACCTCCGGNGAACTGCTCATTGACGGTAAGGTCTCCAACGACAAAGCGCCNCGAGACCGCAACCTCGCCATGGTCTTTCAAAACTATGCACTGTACCCACACCTGACAGTTTTCGAGAACATCGCCTTCCCCTTGCGTTTGGCTAANAACAAACACAGCGAAGATGACGTTCAGCGGTTAGTTAACGACGCAGCNAAAATGCTGGAGCTCACGGACCACCTGCAACGTAAACCAGCAAACCTTTCCGGTGGTCAGCGTCAGCGAGTTGCCATGGGCAGGGCCATAGTCCGGCAGGCGGATGCGTTCCTCTTCGATGAGCCTTTGTCTAACCTGGATGCCAAGCTGCGTGGCCAGATGCGCTCTGAGATCTCTCAGATGCAGCGCCGGTTGGCAACAACTTCGGTCTACGTCACCCACGACCAAACCGAGGCTATGACGCTCGGTGACCGGGTTGCTGTGCTGAAGAAGGGTGAGCTGCAACAGATCGCTTCTCCCCGCGAGCTCTATGAGCAGCCCGTGAATTTATTCGTCGCTGGGTTCATCGGCTCACCTTCAATGAATTTCCTCCCGGCCAGCCTCGAAGGGAACATGCTAAAANNCTGCCCTGGGGAAATTGAAATCTCCCCTGAGAAAGCGGCTCAAGGCAAGGACTTGCCCGTGTTGTTAGTTGGTGTCCGCCCGGAGTTNTTTGAGGACGCTTCACTGGTAGAGGAGCATAAGTTACATCACGGCTCCACTTTCACAGCCGAGCTGACCCACACCGAGTGGTTGGGCAATGAACAGTATGGCTACATCCATTTTGATCCTGCCCCAGAAGTCAGGGAAATGCTCGACAGCTTGGCACGCGACATGGACGCTGACGAGCTGCGNCCCCAGGTGGTGGTGACGCTGGATGCCGCCAGTAAGATTCGTGGCGGCCGCCCGGCGGAGCTGTGGCTGGACACACGGCGGTTGCACCTCTTCGATCCCAAGACAGGAGAAAACCTGACCCGGGATGCCGAGGAAGGTGCCCGTCTCACTGAGGAAGCCAACGCTGAACGGGCCGAGGAAATCGACTCCGCCCGCCAGAATTCGTGA
- a CDS encoding plasmid pRiA4b ORF-3 family protein: MAKKNKRTGKAPSHGTSVSALRAERATNAVTKDFVQWCEETQDFSADTALMLLEPVKALAGVYFESIPAADVTSFEPVPFGLALXQLMDGVEGQDEEELDFIFESVHLYIEFLASTGAWTGPEDHLLAVHSLFHAEMDEGGMPQISAXELTPAQELEGLAGTELARRMEALLRWLGSGKDVTSTGALRLKDIEGAAAAIGVRVRGVKPSAKYLPEALLARELAXGDAVRSVKSMHEEPKLALXWTALDAAXLIDVGSTRAWPTQWAKAFLEQPELESLEVLREFSTAFVAVSMQPGELWDPALIEAVSVKTAILVAATTDAPPQMESIATLLTFGVGPLAEKRTGKIVLADLEYLAELGLLTXGAQVEVPPALVACMAIALADAFEGTDGDDGFAALGSSPASASTLKSNPKAPILQLKISIKQASPPIWRRLLVRSDVSLGQLHHIIQASFEWLDYHLHEFRVGGYPGTVYGIVGDGNHFEDMPLDEAGTAIGELLVAERDTIAYTYDFGDDWEHGITVEKVLPADGDAXAVRCTGGRGRGPAEDSGGVWGWSSIVEAVNNPAHEEHQEYRGWLGMSPGEHLDPKEFNKDDLNADLTYLF; this comes from the coding sequence ATGGCAAAGAAAAACAAGCGGACTGGCAAAGCTCCGAGTCATGGCACGTCCGTCAGCGCGCTGCGAGCCGAGCGGGCAACCAATGCGGTCACCAAGGACTTTGTTCAGTGGTGCGAGGAAACGCAGGACTTCTCCGCCGATACCGCACTGATGCTGCTGGAACCCGTTAAGGCCCTCGCCGGCGTCTACTTTGAGTCCATCCCTGCGGCGGACGTGACAAGTTTTGAGCCGGTTCCCTTCGGGCTGGCTTTGNCGCAGCTGATGGACGGGGTGGAAGGGCAAGACGAAGAGGAACTGGATTTCATCTTCGAATCCGTGCACCTATATATCGAGTTCCTCGCTAGCACGGGTGCCTGGACAGGCCCCGAAGATCACCTCCTTGCTGTTCATTCCTTGTTCCATGCGGAAATGGACGAGGGCGGCATGCCGCAAATCAGTGCCNCGGAGCTGACTCCGGCACAGGAACTCGAAGGCCTGGCTGGGACAGAATTAGCACGCCGCATGGAAGCGCTGCTGCGCTGGCTGGGTTCCGGGAAGGACGTCACCTCCACGGGCGCCTTGCGGTTGAAAGACATTGAAGGGGCTGCGGCGGCCATCGGCGTTCGAGTCAGGGGAGTCAAGCCGTCAGCCAAGTACCTTCCAGAAGCACTTCTCGCCCGTGAGTTGGCGNCCGGGGACGCGGTGCGCAGTGTCAAGTCCATGCATGAGGAACCCAAGCTGGCTCTTNTCTGGACGGCACTGGATGCTGCGNGGCTGATTGATGTTGGCTCCACACGCGCATGGCCCACCCAGTGGGCAAAAGCCTTCCTGGAGCAGCCGGAGCTTGAATCACTCGAGGTGCTGCGTGAGTTCAGCACGGCGTTCGTGGCCGTGTCAATGCAGCCAGGGGAGCTCTGGGACCCGGCATTGATTGAGGCTGTGTCCGTCAAGACCGCTATTTTAGTGGCAGCAACCACCGATGCCCCTCCGCAGATGGAGAGCATCGCCACGCTGCTGACCTTTGGCGTAGGGCCACTTGCGGAGAAACGCACCGGGAAGATCGTGCTGGCGGACTTGGAATATTTGGCCGAACTGGGTCTGCTCACCNTTGGGGCGCAGGTGGAAGTGCCTCCTGCGCTGGTGGCGTGCATGGCCATTGCGCTCGCCGACGCGTTTGAGGGTACGGATGGGGATGATGGTTTCGCTGCGTTGGGTAGCAGCCCTGCCTCCGCCAGCACACTCAAATCCAACCCAAAAGCGCCAATCCTGCAGTTGAAGATCTCCATCAAGCAGGCCAGCCCGCCCATCTGGCGCAGACTGCTGGTGCGTTCGGACGTGTCGCTGGGACAACTGCACCACATCATCCAGGCATCCTTTGAATGGCTTGACTACCATCTGCACGAGTTCCGTGTGGGCGGATATCCGGGCACGGTTTACGGAATTGTGGGAGATGGGAACCACTTTGAGGACATGCCCCTGGATGAGGCCGGCACCGCGATCGGCGAGTTGCTGGTGGCCGAACGCGACACCATTGCCTACACCTATGACTTTGGAGACGACTGGGAACATGGCATCACCGTGGAGAAGGTCCTCCCCGCTGATGGTGACGCCNCCGCTGTGCGTTGCACAGGTGGCCGCGGCCGGGGTCCGGCGGAAGACAGTGGCGGGGTGTGGGGCTGGTCTTCCATTGTGGAGGCCGTCAATAATCCCGCCCACGAGGAACACCAGGAATATCGGGGCTGGCTGGGCATGAGCCCCGGCGAGCATCTGGATCCCAAGGAGTTCAACAAAGACGATCTCAATGCGGACCTGACCTATCTCTTCTGA
- a CDS encoding Fic family protein: MVGLRDKSRNLFSFVLTDKILKACEEISSRAGQVGATERVLSTQGRNQYIVKSLVEEAITSSQLEGASTSRRTAKELLETGRAPSDKSETMIFNNYVAMGHIKETANKPLTPDRVLHLHRLVAEGTLDDPNDAGRLETSEHSRVSVWDQDVQVHMPPPAEELPQRLQELSDFANSQDSTTGYLPPPVRAIIIHFMFGYDHYFADGNGRTARSLFYWSMLHEGYWLSEYVTISRNLRQSPSKYATSYLYTEDNESDLTYFIHYQLEVFLRALNDLDAHLAAKSQELRSVRVALRSEGLSLNHRQIDTLEWLARDSSHNTSVSSYAHRYHVGDQTARNDLNELTALGHVNRIKTDVPTLWSANPNLPHTLEI, encoded by the coding sequence GTGGTTGGCTTGCGGGACAAGAGTAGAAACCTCTTCTCCTTCGTCCTGACCGACAAAATTTTGAAGGCCTGCGAAGAGATCTCCAGCCGCGCNGGGCAGGTGGGAGCCACGGAGCGTGTCCTGTCAACACAAGGACGCAATCAGTACATCGTAAAATCATTAGTGGAAGAAGCCATCACCTCAAGCCAGCTCGAAGGTGCATCCACCTCGAGGCGTACCGCCAAGGAATTGCTGGAAACCGGACGGGCCCCTTCCGATAAGTCAGAGACCATGATCTTCAACAACTATGTCGCCATGGGGCATATCAAGGAGACGGCCAATAAGCCGCTAACCCCCGACCGGGTTCTTCACTTGCACCGGCTCGTAGCCGAAGGAACCCTCGATGACCCCAATGACGCTGGTCGCTTGGAGACGTCCGAACACTCTCGTGTTTCCGTCTGGGACCAAGACGTTCAGGTTCATATGCCACCGCCTGCTGAGGAATTGCCACAACGCCTTCAGGAACTCTCCGATTTCGCCAATAGCCAAGACAGTACAACCGGCTACCTACCGCCTCCTGTTCGCGCGATCATCATCCACTTCATGTTCGGCTATGACCACTACTTTGCTGACGGAAACGGCCGCACGGCCCGGTCACTTTTCTACTGGAGCATGCTGCATGAAGGATATTGGCTCTCTGAATATGTGACGATTTCCAGGAATTTACGGCAGTCACCGTCCAAGTACGCCACCAGTTACTTGTACACGGAGGACAATGAAAGTGACCTGACGTATTTCATTCATTACCAGCTGGAAGTGTTTCTCCGCGCGCTCAATGACTTGGATGCGCATTTAGCCGCCAAGTCCCAGGAGCTCAGGTCCGTAAGGGTGGCGTTGCGCTCTGAGGGCCTCAGCTTGAACCACCGCCAGATTGACACCCTAGAATGGCTCGCCCGAGACAGCTCTCACAACACCTCGGTTTCAAGCTATGCCCACAGGTACCACGTAGGCGACCAAACAGCAAGAAATGACCTGAATGAGCTCACTGCTCTGGGACATGTCAATCGCATCAAAACGGACGTGCCAACACTNTGGAGCGCCAACCCCAACTTGCCACATACTCTCGAAATCTAG